One genomic segment of Pseudomonas chlororaphis subsp. aurantiaca includes these proteins:
- a CDS encoding response regulator — translation MSQTATILVIDDEPQIRKFLRISLVSQGYKVLEAGTGNEGLAQAALNKPDLLVLDLGLPDMDGQQVLREFREWSGVPVLVLSVRASEGQKVEALDGGANDYVTKPFGIQEFLARIRALLRQAPVGEAQEAALNFGPLTVDLAYRRVLLDGVEVALTRKEYAVLAQLARHPGRVITQQQLLKDIWGPTHTEDSHYLRIVVGHLRQKLADDPTRPRFIVTEAGVGYRLLGAEE, via the coding sequence ATGAGCCAGACCGCGACCATCCTGGTCATCGATGACGAACCGCAGATCCGCAAGTTCCTGCGCATCAGCCTGGTGTCCCAGGGCTACAAGGTGCTTGAAGCCGGCACCGGCAACGAAGGCCTGGCCCAGGCGGCGCTGAACAAGCCAGACCTGCTGGTACTCGACCTCGGCCTGCCGGACATGGACGGCCAGCAGGTGCTGCGCGAGTTCCGCGAGTGGTCGGGCGTGCCGGTGCTGGTGTTGTCGGTGCGGGCCAGCGAAGGGCAGAAGGTCGAAGCGCTGGACGGTGGCGCCAACGACTACGTGACCAAACCCTTTGGTATCCAGGAATTCCTGGCGCGTATTCGGGCCTTGTTGCGCCAGGCGCCCGTCGGCGAAGCCCAGGAAGCAGCGCTGAATTTCGGCCCGCTGACCGTGGACCTGGCGTATCGCCGGGTGTTGCTCGACGGCGTCGAAGTGGCGCTGACGCGCAAGGAATACGCCGTGCTGGCGCAGCTCGCGCGGCACCCGGGGCGGGTGATCACCCAGCAGCAACTGCTCAAGGATATCTGGGGGCCGACGCACACCGAGGACAGCCATTACCTGCGTATCGTGGTCGGCCATCTGCGGCAGAAACTGGCGGACGATCCGACCCGGCCACGCTTTATCGTGACCGAGGCCGGCGTGGGCTACCGGTTGCTGGGGGCGGAGGAGTGA